A stretch of Plodia interpunctella isolate USDA-ARS_2022_Savannah chromosome 15, ilPloInte3.2, whole genome shotgun sequence DNA encodes these proteins:
- the LOC128675833 gene encoding arrestin domain-containing protein 17-like has translation MGFDNARIVLDSPNNTYYAGQTLNGRLLFSSDKVKKFRGIYVHMRGYCKVHWTSREHNPHSHSEHDRHRTVNHDSYEDYFDHKIYLSGSSSGDHQLPAGQHDLPFSIRIPDNCPSAIEGEYGYVRYELKVVVDRAFKTDQELSAPLKILSPLDLNMVPKAREPINIKMEDSYCCWCVNAGSSETLLELPSSGYCPGQVIPVAVQCINRSTEEIDIKVALKKEITFTARSAPGTKHEKSKILEEKRGPVPPHLTKSWTIELVVPEMDVHNLRNCSFISVEYELKITVSPDGCHDDNEDSCNLIFGSIPLGGTQIIQNPHTITQSQAYSQAITQQPYPSPYLQYPNATPNPPHTGFQTNNYPPNPHLTSPFPPNPYPPSPQSIPLQTSPNPMAHNQPSPYPQSPYPPHGGLSSYPNNQGPYPPGPQGPNSPYPPGPQGPNSPYPPGPQGPNSPYPLGPQGPSSPYPAAFTGFTRGAEQGARAPLLPLPKPGSTASPYAPSAPVPSTPDDATKPLMMDGDLDKSQPAYNPNV, from the exons ATGGGATTCGATAACGCGCGAATAGTATTAGATAGTCCTAACAATACCTATTACGCTGGCCAAACTTTAAATGGGCGGCTACTGTTTTCAAGTGACAAGGTCAAAAAATTCAGAG GCATCTATGTCCACATGAGGGGCTACTGCAAAGTCCACTGGACGTCACGGGAACACAATCCACACTCTCACTCCGAACACGACCGCCACAGGACTGTCAACCATGACTCCTATGAGGATTACTTTGATCATAAAATTTACCTCAGTGGTAGCTCGTCAG GcgaccaccagttgccagcAGGGCAGCACGACCTTCCCTTCAGCATCCGCATTCCAGACAACTGTCCGTCGGCCATCGAGGGGGAATACGGATATGTGCGCTACGAGCTCAAGGTGGTGGTGGACCGGGCGTTCAAAACTGACCAGGAGCTGAGTGCGCCGCTTAAAATCCTGTCGCCGTTGGATTTAAATATGGTGCCGAAAGCAAGG GAGCCGATCAACATCAAAATGGAGGACTCGTATTGCTGCTGGTGCGTGAACGCCGGCTCCTCGGAGACCCTGCTGGAGCTGCCCAGTTCGGGCTACTGCCCCGGGCAGGTGATCCCCGTCGCCGTCCAGTGTATCAACCGGAGCACGGAGGAGATTGATATCAAAGTCGCTCTTAAGAAG GAAATAACGTTCACCGCCCGCAGTGCTCCCGGCACGAAGCACGAGAAATCAAAGATTCTAGAGGAGAAGCGAGGCCCTGTGCCGCCGCACTTGACCAAGAGCTGGACCATAGAGCTCGTCGTGCCGGAGATGGATGTGCATAACCTGAGGAACTGCTCGTTCATCAGCGTCGAGTATGAGCTCAAG ATCACCGTATCTCCCGACGGTTGCCACGACGACAACGAAGACAGTTGCAACTTGATCTTCGGTAGCATTCCCTTGGGTGGAACCCAGATTATACAGAACCCTCACACCATAACCCAATCTCAGGCTTACTCCCAAGCAATAACCCAACAACCATATCCCAGCCCCTACCTACAATATCCCAACGCCACTCCAAACCCACCACACACTGGTTTTCAAACCAATAACTATCCACCTAACCCACACCTCACGTCCCCCTTCCCACCCAATCCCTATCCACCTAGTCCACAATCGATCCCTCTTCAAACCTCACCGAACCCCATGGCACATAATCAACCTTCACCTTATCCTCAATCTCCGTATCCCCCTCATGGGGGACTCTCTTCATATCCTAATAATCAAGGTCCGTATCCACCTGGACCTCAGGGGCCAAATTCTCCATACCCACCTGGACCTCAGGGGCCAAATTCTCCATACCCACCTGGACCTCAGGGGCCAAATTCTCCATATCCACTCGGACCTCAAGGGCCTAGTTCTCCGTATCCAGCAGCATTCACAGGGTTCACCCGCGGCGCGGAGCAGGGAGCCCGCGCGCCGCTGCTGCCCCTGCCTAAG CCCGGGTCTACGGCAAGCCCGTACGCCCCCAGTGCTCCGGTGCCTTCCACGCCAGACGACGCtacaa AGCCCCTCATGATGGATGGAGATCTGGACAAGTCTCAGCCGGCTTACAACCCCAACGTGTGA
- the RIOK2 gene encoding uncharacterized protein RIOK2 has translation MGKLDVVILRYLTSEDFRVLTAVEMGMKNHELVPGSLVASIANLRHGGVHKLMKELCKHRLLTYERGKHYDGYRLTNSGYDYLALKALTNRKVIASFGNQIGVGKESNIYTVADEDRNPLCLKLHRLGRTCFRNIKGKRDYHAHRNRASWLYLSRISATKEFAYMKALYDRGFPVPKPIDFNRHCVVMELVHGGPLTHVTAVDEPDVLYDELMELIVRLGNCGVIHGDFNEFNIMINEEGHPIIIDFPQMVSTSHPNAELYFDRDVRCVRAFFKKRFGFESETCPRFADLERDDALDTEVACSGYKRARELDDDLLHEMGIGLAVSEDEEDPEDEQEIDHSKYTEEELAALRKEVDDSIQNDEKKIQQIADRARNLQIEDEPPTLVPAIDKTQQDHRDDTEKHTDIEDHRQTEEHTDRTREHVDPTSQKYRLAMVEKALSDVRSMRTYTSASTIAPEVVKSQVKKNLEVRQKKIERKKAVAKGEASAVTRLRRDNAETVRDCRGLWGWGWGWGD, from the exons atggGCAAGTTAGATGTTGTTATATTACGCTATTTAACTAGCGAAGACTTTCGGGTGTTAACAGCG GTCGAAATGGGTATGAAAAACCACGAACTAGTGCCTGGATCGCTGGTCGCCTCGATAGCAAACTTGCGCCACGGAGGAGTTCACAAATTGATGAAAGAACTTTGCAAACACAGATTGCTTACATATGAACGTGGCAAGCATT ATGATGGTTACCGGCTAACCAACAGTGGATACGACTACCTCGCTCTGAAGGCCCTGACCAACAGGAAGGTGATTGCTTCCTTTGGCAATCAGATTGGAGTTGGCAAGGAGTCCAACATTTACACAGTGGCCGATGAAGACAGAAACCCCCTTTGCTTAAAACTTCACAG aCTGGGTCGTACCTGTTTCCGCAACATAAAAGGCAAGCGAGACTACCATGCGCACCGCAATCGAGCCTCTTGGCTGTACCTGTCCAGGATATCGGCCACAAAGGAGTTTGCTTACATGAAGGCTTTGTATGACAGAGGCTTCCCGGTGCCCAAACCTATTGACTTCAACAGGCATTGTGTGGTTATGGAACTTGTTCACGGAGGTCCTTT GACACATGTAACAGCAGTGGACGAGCCAGATGTACTCTATGACGAGCTGATGGAGCTTATAGTGCGGCTGGGCAACTGCGGCGTCATCCACGGAGACTTCAACGAGTTCAACATCATGATCAATGAGGAGGGACATCCCATCATCATTGACTTCCCGCAGATGGTGTCCACTTCGCATCCTAATGCCGAGCT TTATTTCGACCGCGACGTGCGTTGCGTGCGCGCGTTCTTCAAGAAGCGGTTCGGGTTCGAGAGCGAGACGTGCCCGAGGTTCGCCGACCTCGAGCGGGACGACGCGCTCGACACCGAGGTCGCGTGTTCCGGGTACAAGCGTGCGAGGGAACTTGACGATGATTTGCTGCAC GAAATGGGCATTGGCCTTGCTGTTAGTGAAGACGAGGAAGATCCAGAAGATGAGCAAGAGATAGACCACAGCAAGTACACCGAGGAGGAGCTAGCGGCGCTTAGAAAAGag gTGGATGATTCAATACAAAATGAcgagaaaaaaatacagcaaATAGCAGACAGAGCGAGAAACCTACAAATTGAAGATGAGCCGCCAACTCTTGTGCCAGCCATAGACAAGACACAACAGGATCATAGAGACGATACAGAGAAACACACTGATATAGAGGACCACAGACAAACAGaggaacatacagacagaacgAGAGAACATGTGGACCCCACGTCACAGAAGTATAGGCTGGCGATGGTTGAGAAGGCTCTGTCAGATGTACGGTCTATGAGGACGTATACGTCTGCTAGCACTATAGCGCCAGaagtcgtaaaatcacag GTGAAGAAAAATCTAGAAGTCCGTCAAAAGAAGATAGAGAGGAAGAAAGCGGTGGCCAAAGGTGAAGCAAGCGCCGTGACGCGCCTGCGACGCGACAACGCGGAGACCGTGCGCGACTGCCGCGGGCTGTGGGGCTGGGGCTGGGGCTGGGGCGACTGA
- the LOC128675978 gene encoding uncharacterized protein LOC128675978 isoform X2 codes for MEESKKGVKRKRNTNLDSKVIIDNTAPLTEVIHDLYHRETTFSKPYRLYYQLLGQRRYKGIVSAVNRDLFHFALPGHPLNAFTDNYDGEIDYCYFEKFPYKSLLPKYITNIKHQQKEDPITDLLKRKHEWRYKIHKQKTYSYNWYYAGNGNLQLVCVHWMDYLLHSEFNCVSLTRFHKDNLTIDYDDTTSFYCNNNILETICSSNNTVAVRTAFKIFILKIIENDGKVQLEKLKSFDSELPFTSISFDKVHTNILYVTDLNCKLTIINIDRITGRCVNLKKCSQSIVNNWNTVIGVSRGIYMHVDKKAITGYDKRTHVPIDTWDRVADIVDETDCNALSAVFQVEDSPNLYFTTEHHLFLMDSRCSKKNKLKVVQRWTHGMQCVPTYISIRKAEVNKELVILSSQWCEDMCVVSSYADRLTRITDVDGVAIPYRPPNIFNTLSESRQKLLCMDMNNPVDNRLAYSISGKIEVDIGSKFAVLMQNSVGDISSHLLYPLYMEDLMDDDAIPRLDEWAKLYKVEKKPFEVTGIYNFRSIWKKLRKMPDSFEGVNIEVDREKPLPSEKEILDVFRNEEIMPELLDAWDDITNNPDQSYLDLNINVQSDGE; via the exons ATGGAAGAATCCAAAAAAGGAGTAAAG agAAAGAGAAACACTAATTTGGattcaaaagtaattataGATAACACTGCACCTCTGACAGAGGTTATTCACGATCTGTACCACAGGGAAACTACATTTAGTAAGCCTTACCGCCTTTACTACCAATTGCTGGGCCAACGCAGGTACAAAGGCATTGTTTCGGCAGTAAACAGAGACTTGTTTCATTTCGCACTCCCCGGACACCCATTGAACGCCTTCACAGACAACTACGATGGAGAAATTGATTACTGCTATTTTGAAAAGTTTCCATACAAGAGTTTATTGCCAAAATATATCACAAATATCAAGCACCAGCAGAAAGAGGATCCCATAACTGATTTACTGAAAAGAAAGCATGAATGGAGGTATAAAATACACAAGCAAAAAACCT ATTCATACAACTGGTACTATGCAGGGAATGGAAATTTGCAGCTTGTTTGTGTACATTGGATGGACTACTTACTGCATAGTGAATTTAATTGTGTTT cATTAACAAGGTTCCACAAAGACAATTTGACTATCGACTATGATGACACTACTTCTTTCTATTGCAACAACAACATTTTGGAAACAATATGCTCTTCTAACAACACTGTAGCCGTCAGGActgcttttaaaatattcatcctaaaaattatagaaaacgACGGCAAGGTACAGCTAGAAAAACTTAAGTCTTTTGATTCCGAGCTGCCATTCACAAGTATATCATTTGATAAAGttcacacaaatattttgtatgtgaCAGATTTGAACTGCaaattaactattataaatatagacaGAATTACGGGAAGATGcgtaaatttgaaaaaatgcaGTCAATCAATAGTAAATAATTGGAATACAGTGATTGGTGTATCTCGTGGTATTTATATGCATGTAGACAAAAAAGCTATAACTGGATATGACAAGAGAACTCATGTTCCTATCGACACTTGGGATAGAGTAGCTGATATTGTGGACGAGACTGACTGCAACGCTTTGTCGGCAGTTTTTCAAGTGGAAGACTCAccaaacttatattttacaactgaACATCATCTATTCCTTATGGATTCAAgatgtagtaaaaaaaataaattgaaagtgGTTCAAAGATGGACACATGGCATGCAATGTGTTCCGACATATATTTCAATCCGTAAAGCGGAAGTGAATAAAGAATTAGTAATTTTGAGTAGTCAATGGTGTGAAGATATGTGTGTAGTTAGTAGTTATGCTGATAGACTTACCAGGATAACAGATGTTGATGGAGTAGCGATTCCTTACAGGCCGCCTAACATATTCAATACCTTGTCTGAATCAAGACAGAAGCTACTATGTATGGACATGAATAATCCTGTAGACAATAGATTGGCGTACTCAATCAGTGGCAAAATAGAAGTCGATATAGGAAGCAAGTTTGCTGTATTGATGCAAAACTCTGTAGGCGATATTTCTTCACATTTACTTTATCCTTTGTACATGGAAGATCTTATGGACGACGATGCTATACCTCGATTAGACGAGTGGGCGAAATTATACAAAGTTGAAAAGAAACCTTTTGAAGTCACgggaatttataattttagaagcATTTGGAAGAAATTACGAAAGATGCCAGACAGTTTTGAAGGTGTCAACATAGAGGTAGATAGAGAGAAGCCCT
- the LOC128675982 gene encoding uncharacterized protein LOC128675982: MATSILSILLFSIIFNGVMGDLAPTNLLATRIGPCYANPSKEVTVSEMSLNTRLYDSSLSGMMNITNDVENGWVVKGTMQKCQDIRNLDTCDYFKTFTIISNGCDEEEENEEQEIYSMFFHHVHPRITCPIKAGIYKIVNYPIFTEDNYLIVAESKISTSVFGYTMRMEGYADTTRILCVEAYLQLLYIREYEERDDSSQKPTAEPSSEEERVASEEEEGE, encoded by the exons ATGGCCACGTCAATTTTAAGCATCCTCCTATTTAGTATCATTTTTAATGGTGTCATGGGGGACTTAGCTCCCACCAACCTCTTAGCGACCCGCATTGGGCCTTGCTACGCGAACCCCAGTAAAGAAGTCACCGTGTCAGAAATGAGCCTCAATACTAGGCTGTATGATTCGTCTTTGAGTGGGATGATGAATATCACCAACGACGTTGAAAACGGCTGGGTTGTTAAG GGAACCATGCAGAAGTGCCAAGACATACGCAACTTAGATACTTGCgactattttaaaacttttacaattatttcaaatggatgcgatgaagaagaagagaacGAAGAACAGGAGATTTACAGTATGTTTTTCCACCACGTTCATCCAAG GATAACGTGCCCTATAAAAGCAGGCATCTACAAAATAGTAAACTATCCCATATTTACCGAAGACAACTACTTGATCGTGGCAGAATCCAAGATATCCACTAGTGTGTTTGGTTATACTATGCGAATGGAAGGTTACGCTGATACAACCAGG ATTCTGTGCGTCGAAGCCTACCTACAGCTCCTGTACATTCGAGAGTATGAAGAACGTGATGATAGTAGCCAAAAACCGACTGCGGAGCCTTCTAGTGAAGAAGAACGCGTAGCGAGTGAAGAAGAGGAAGGAGAGTGA
- the LOC128675978 gene encoding uncharacterized protein LOC128675978 isoform X1 — translation MEESKKGVKRKRNTNLDSKVIIDNTAPLTEVIHDLYHRETTFSKPYRLYYQLLGQRRYKGIVSAVNRDLFHFALPGHPLNAFTDNYDGEIDYCYFEKFPYKSLLPKYITNIKHQQKEDPITDLLKRKHEWRYKIHKQKTLCFVSEEKTKIEHLNEEVMQVPQYLVDLAAHIDSDPDKNFTDSYNWYYAGNGNLQLVCVHWMDYLLHSEFNCVSLTRFHKDNLTIDYDDTTSFYCNNNILETICSSNNTVAVRTAFKIFILKIIENDGKVQLEKLKSFDSELPFTSISFDKVHTNILYVTDLNCKLTIINIDRITGRCVNLKKCSQSIVNNWNTVIGVSRGIYMHVDKKAITGYDKRTHVPIDTWDRVADIVDETDCNALSAVFQVEDSPNLYFTTEHHLFLMDSRCSKKNKLKVVQRWTHGMQCVPTYISIRKAEVNKELVILSSQWCEDMCVVSSYADRLTRITDVDGVAIPYRPPNIFNTLSESRQKLLCMDMNNPVDNRLAYSISGKIEVDIGSKFAVLMQNSVGDISSHLLYPLYMEDLMDDDAIPRLDEWAKLYKVEKKPFEVTGIYNFRSIWKKLRKMPDSFEGVNIEVDREKPLPSEKEILDVFRNEEIMPELLDAWDDITNNPDQSYLDLNINVQSDGE, via the exons ATGGAAGAATCCAAAAAAGGAGTAAAG agAAAGAGAAACACTAATTTGGattcaaaagtaattataGATAACACTGCACCTCTGACAGAGGTTATTCACGATCTGTACCACAGGGAAACTACATTTAGTAAGCCTTACCGCCTTTACTACCAATTGCTGGGCCAACGCAGGTACAAAGGCATTGTTTCGGCAGTAAACAGAGACTTGTTTCATTTCGCACTCCCCGGACACCCATTGAACGCCTTCACAGACAACTACGATGGAGAAATTGATTACTGCTATTTTGAAAAGTTTCCATACAAGAGTTTATTGCCAAAATATATCACAAATATCAAGCACCAGCAGAAAGAGGATCCCATAACTGATTTACTGAAAAGAAAGCATGAATGGAGGTATAAAATACACAAGCAAAAAACCT tatgttttgtttctgAGGAAAAAACAAAGATCGAACATTTGAACGAGGAAGTGATGCAGGTACCTCAGTACCTGGTAGATTTGGCAGCTCATATCGACAGTGACCCTGATAAGAATTTTACAGATTCATACAACTGGTACTATGCAGGGAATGGAAATTTGCAGCTTGTTTGTGTACATTGGATGGACTACTTACTGCATAGTGAATTTAATTGTGTTT cATTAACAAGGTTCCACAAAGACAATTTGACTATCGACTATGATGACACTACTTCTTTCTATTGCAACAACAACATTTTGGAAACAATATGCTCTTCTAACAACACTGTAGCCGTCAGGActgcttttaaaatattcatcctaaaaattatagaaaacgACGGCAAGGTACAGCTAGAAAAACTTAAGTCTTTTGATTCCGAGCTGCCATTCACAAGTATATCATTTGATAAAGttcacacaaatattttgtatgtgaCAGATTTGAACTGCaaattaactattataaatatagacaGAATTACGGGAAGATGcgtaaatttgaaaaaatgcaGTCAATCAATAGTAAATAATTGGAATACAGTGATTGGTGTATCTCGTGGTATTTATATGCATGTAGACAAAAAAGCTATAACTGGATATGACAAGAGAACTCATGTTCCTATCGACACTTGGGATAGAGTAGCTGATATTGTGGACGAGACTGACTGCAACGCTTTGTCGGCAGTTTTTCAAGTGGAAGACTCAccaaacttatattttacaactgaACATCATCTATTCCTTATGGATTCAAgatgtagtaaaaaaaataaattgaaagtgGTTCAAAGATGGACACATGGCATGCAATGTGTTCCGACATATATTTCAATCCGTAAAGCGGAAGTGAATAAAGAATTAGTAATTTTGAGTAGTCAATGGTGTGAAGATATGTGTGTAGTTAGTAGTTATGCTGATAGACTTACCAGGATAACAGATGTTGATGGAGTAGCGATTCCTTACAGGCCGCCTAACATATTCAATACCTTGTCTGAATCAAGACAGAAGCTACTATGTATGGACATGAATAATCCTGTAGACAATAGATTGGCGTACTCAATCAGTGGCAAAATAGAAGTCGATATAGGAAGCAAGTTTGCTGTATTGATGCAAAACTCTGTAGGCGATATTTCTTCACATTTACTTTATCCTTTGTACATGGAAGATCTTATGGACGACGATGCTATACCTCGATTAGACGAGTGGGCGAAATTATACAAAGTTGAAAAGAAACCTTTTGAAGTCACgggaatttataattttagaagcATTTGGAAGAAATTACGAAAGATGCCAGACAGTTTTGAAGGTGTCAACATAGAGGTAGATAGAGAGAAGCCCT